A genomic region of Sander lucioperca isolate FBNREF2018 chromosome 6, SLUC_FBN_1.2, whole genome shotgun sequence contains the following coding sequences:
- the apcdd1l gene encoding protein APCDD1-like: protein MKCAEAGNMSNGRFSHLLRGVWLLWLWQAVFVAGTGSKLWEVPTGSFTSSSNHSESLQWEQDCQYRHLQDRVRITADIPPRLDGTWVSTRCEVRPGPEFLTRSYTFHPSRHFQALQHYYTDSGCEDPTYSLIIRGKLRLRQASWITRGGTEAEHHLSKVGIVVHSLAAKQRLASRPPPTCVGLTLALGKPYELYNTRAGRGCLAALGFSMMEMGLIRVETQHHSHGGKVQELLLGDIHTDWTQRTQYRPTGYQQPLQNTMHHIHPCPVCALVYRSSEQRPPVLPRSLAAPLSLAGRWVSQRCETRPNVLFLTREFSFNPDQHTWEGVYRHYSDPACSQPTFNLRASGHYAQGNPSAKVSGATEFVFKVTQVRVTAVEEPTAKLLNGTRPGKCGRAGGWEVGVEQDLTPTDGCTLLGIKLPHKEYELFKTELDHRKHPLLFIGERPADGSSPDRPQRRPTSFQAPMVLCSGGHTQLSRHYGSGFNSKQVQLAASGTARLAQLVLLVLGSVLCSGFCVY from the exons ATGAAGTGTGCGGAAGCAGGAAACATGTCAAACGGACGTTTTAGTCACCTGTTGAGGGGAGTCTGGCTGCTGTGGCTGTGGCAAG CTGTGTTTGTGGCTGGAACAGGGAGTAAACTATGGGAGGTGCCCACAGGCTccttcacttcctcctccaACCACAGTGAGAGCCTGCAGTGGGAGCAGGACTGTCAGTATCGCCACCTACAGGACAGAGTGAGGATCACAGCAGACATCCCCCCAAGACTGGACGGCACATGGGTGTCAACAAG ATGTGAAGTTCGGCCCGGTCCAGAGTTCCTCACCCGCTCCTACACCTTCCACCCCAGCCGTCACTTCCAGGCCCTGCAGCACTACTACACAGACAGCGGCTGCGAGGACCCGACCTACTCCCTGATTATTAGGGGGAAGCTTCGTCTGCGTCAGGCGTCCTGGATCACCCGCGGGGGCACCGAAGCTGAACACCATCTCAGCAAGGTGGGCATTGTGGTCCACAGCCTGGCAGCCAAGCAGAGGCTGGCCTCCAGGCCTCCTCCGACCTGTGTAGGTCTGACCCTGGCGCTGGGGAAGCCATATGAGCTGTACAACACCCGGGCAGGGAGGGGATGTCTGGCAGCGCTGGGCTTCTCCATGATGGAGATGGGACTGATACGGGTGGAGACGCAGCACCACAGCCATGGAGGGAAGGTCCAGGAGCTGCTCTTAGGGGATATTCACACTGACTGGACACAGAGGACTCAATACAGACCGACAGGGTACCAACAGCCACTTCAGAACACCATG CATCACATCCACCCTTGCCCTGTGTGCGCCCTGGTGTACCGCTCCTCAGAACAGCGCCCCCCGGTGTTGCCCCGCAGCCTTGcagctcctctgtctctggctgGCCGCTGGGTCAGCCAGCGCTGCGAAACCCGTCCCAACGTCCTCTTCCTCACCcgagaattctcctttaatccTGACCAACACACATGGGAAGGTGTCTACCGGCACTACTCGGACCCTGCCTGCTCTCAGCCCACCTTCAATCTGAGAGCCTCAGGCCACTACGCTCAGGGAAACCCCTCCGCCAAAGTCTCAGGAGCCACTGAGTTTGTTTTTAAGGTTACCCAGGTGAGAGTCACAGCTGTGGAGGAGCCCACAGCGAAGTTGCTGAATGGGACAAGGCCCGGAAAGTGTGGTCGGGCAGGAGGCTGGGAGGTCGGGGTGGAGCAGGACTTGACCCCCACAGATGGGTGCACCCTGCTGGGCATCAAGCTGCCACATAAGGagtatgagctcttcaagactGAGCTGGATCACAGGAAACACCCACTGCTGTTCATCGGAGAGAGGCCGGCTGACGGGTCCAGTCCAGACCGACCACAGAGGAGGCCCACTTCCTTTCAGGCTCCCATGGTGCTTTGCAGTGGGGGACACACACAGCTTTCACGTCACTATGGTTCAGGTTTTAACAGCAAGCAAGTCCAGTTAGCAGCCAGTGGGACAGCGCGACTGGCACAGCTGGTGTTACTGGTGCTAGGATCTGTGTTGTGTAGCGGGTTCTGTGTTTATTAG